The Urbifossiella limnaea genome has a window encoding:
- a CDS encoding type II secretion system F family protein — MELFAFFTAEELAPVFVFGAIVAGTFWVLSAISSRNSQAEERLERIGRPKSLLDIDVNGPESRQRFAGIKDMFSNLGGAMEPQSELEKNTLRVKLANAGFRSEQAASVYLGLRVVCLVGFLLPALFFFLLKDGFTLRSMEWTVFLGGLGFYLPQITLWYMVSTRQKEIFLTLPDALDLLVVCVESGLGLDAALRKVTEEMKGHAKILCEEFQLANLQLQMGRPRREVLHDLGVRTGVDDVRSLAAILIQADRFGSSIAQALRVQSDSMRTRRRQLAEEKAAKTAVQLIFPLVLFIFPAIFVVLVGPAAIQISRNLLKAG, encoded by the coding sequence GTGGAACTGTTCGCGTTCTTCACCGCCGAGGAGCTGGCCCCGGTGTTCGTGTTCGGGGCCATCGTGGCCGGCACCTTCTGGGTGCTGTCCGCGATCTCCAGCCGGAACAGCCAGGCCGAGGAACGCCTGGAGCGGATCGGCCGGCCCAAGTCGCTGCTGGACATCGACGTCAACGGGCCGGAGAGCCGCCAGCGGTTCGCCGGCATCAAGGACATGTTCAGCAACCTCGGCGGCGCCATGGAGCCGCAGAGCGAGCTGGAGAAGAACACGCTGCGGGTAAAACTTGCAAACGCGGGCTTCCGGAGCGAGCAGGCGGCGTCCGTGTACCTCGGCCTCCGCGTAGTTTGCCTAGTCGGGTTCCTCCTCCCCGCCCTTTTCTTCTTCCTGCTCAAAGATGGGTTCACTCTCAGGTCGATGGAATGGACGGTGTTCCTCGGCGGGCTCGGGTTCTACCTCCCCCAGATCACCCTGTGGTACATGGTGTCCACGCGGCAGAAGGAGATCTTCCTGACCCTGCCGGACGCCCTGGACCTGCTGGTGGTGTGCGTCGAGTCCGGCCTCGGCCTCGACGCCGCCCTCCGCAAGGTGACCGAGGAAATGAAGGGGCACGCCAAGATTCTCTGTGAGGAGTTCCAGCTGGCCAACCTGCAACTGCAGATGGGCCGGCCGCGGCGGGAAGTGCTGCACGACCTCGGCGTCCGGACGGGCGTGGACGACGTGCGCAGCCTGGCCGCGATCCTGATCCAGGCGGACCGGTTCGGGTCGAGTATCGCCCAGGCCCTCCGGGTGCAGTCGGATTCGATGCGGACCCGGCGGCGGCAGCTGGCCGAGGAGAAGGCGGCGAAGACGGCCGTGCAGCTGATCTTCCCGCTGGTGCTGTTCATCTTCCCGGCCATCTTCGTGGTGCTGGTCGGGCCGGCGGCGATCCAGATCTCGCGGAACCTGTTGAAGGCGGGCTGA
- a CDS encoding OmpA family protein, giving the protein MTRSMRTAAAALMVGGLAATGCHGTGGHAGKSDQPEGWTRYYNAVDPCYPERYNAQARAHTLAPFAAQVNNGNVLEATVWNWHFDTSSDKLNPAGQAKLDAIAQKRPHPDSKVYLQVARDIPAYGAGGLDTVGARRDELTAKRAETIRKYMAAQPTLQAVAYEIHVIDAPVPGMPAEFSARAYRGQATGYVGGVLSGGVGVQATGSGGVQSTNSPSSGGSPGAPGGPSSGGPSSGGTGPNY; this is encoded by the coding sequence ATGACCCGATCCATGCGGACGGCGGCTGCGGCGCTGATGGTCGGCGGCCTCGCCGCCACCGGGTGCCACGGCACCGGCGGCCACGCCGGCAAGAGCGACCAGCCGGAGGGCTGGACCCGCTACTACAACGCCGTCGACCCCTGTTACCCCGAGCGCTACAACGCCCAGGCTCGCGCCCACACGCTGGCCCCGTTCGCCGCCCAGGTGAACAACGGCAACGTGCTCGAAGCGACGGTGTGGAACTGGCACTTCGACACGAGCTCGGACAAGCTCAACCCGGCCGGCCAGGCCAAGCTCGACGCCATCGCCCAGAAGCGGCCGCACCCGGACAGCAAGGTCTACCTCCAGGTGGCCCGCGACATCCCGGCCTACGGCGCCGGCGGCCTCGACACGGTGGGTGCCCGCCGCGACGAGCTCACCGCGAAGCGCGCCGAGACGATCCGCAAGTACATGGCGGCGCAGCCGACGCTGCAGGCGGTGGCGTACGAGATTCACGTCATCGACGCCCCGGTGCCGGGGATGCCGGCCGAGTTCTCGGCGCGGGCGTACCGCGGCCAGGCGACCGGGTACGTCGGCGGCGTCCTCAGCGGCGGCGTCGGCGTGCAGGCGACCGGTAGCGGCGGCGTGCAGTCGACGAACAGCCCGAGCAGCGGCGGTAGCCCGGGTGCGCCCGGCGGTCCGAGCAGCGGCGGTCCGAGCAGCGGCGGCACCGGGCCGAACTACTGA
- the cpaB gene encoding Flp pilus assembly protein CpaB, producing MKQKNLILMVVAVGCGLVAAFLTSQMNAKPQVETVDVVVAATDIPVGVGIGKEDLQKYFKTKKVSKDAVPTDIIESPEEAVERRLSRPIRAEETISRKDLMKGGIRLPPGKQLLTLQLDTARAAAGLAQPGAKVDVLAFVSLNNKLTAMPILTNMLILAVNGQTTIDPNTQATAVNTVSFAADRKQGLVLELAKGRGCQMSLLLRNPDEVTDNDKSFNIDEVITLLQDDKNPAGVALAGEGGRKTDAVSLTKPETPAPTPAPEVAPTPTPKPETVRVPYALVDIKGGTELTADLIADETVFGTRELPKDVAGDAVTDLSTVAGKTLRSGLGKGQWVTPGLVGDPLPKLDPPPPPVTKAPEPVRPTRDVTVHTGTGSKTFRYEEWAPGRWRLVGEVRGQATAESAAPAPDAAPAPKPTPTPVPEQRVD from the coding sequence ATGAAGCAGAAGAACTTGATCCTGATGGTGGTGGCGGTCGGGTGCGGGCTCGTGGCCGCGTTCCTGACCAGCCAGATGAACGCAAAGCCGCAGGTCGAGACGGTCGACGTCGTCGTCGCCGCCACCGACATCCCCGTGGGCGTGGGGATCGGGAAGGAAGACCTGCAGAAGTACTTCAAGACCAAGAAGGTGTCCAAGGACGCCGTGCCGACCGACATCATCGAGTCGCCGGAGGAGGCGGTGGAGCGCCGGCTGTCGCGGCCGATCCGGGCCGAGGAGACGATCAGCCGCAAGGACCTGATGAAGGGCGGCATCCGCCTGCCCCCGGGCAAGCAACTGCTGACCCTCCAGCTGGACACCGCCCGCGCCGCCGCCGGGCTGGCCCAGCCGGGCGCCAAGGTGGACGTGCTGGCGTTCGTCTCCCTGAACAACAAGCTGACGGCCATGCCGATCCTGACCAACATGCTGATCCTCGCCGTCAACGGGCAGACCACCATCGACCCGAACACGCAGGCCACGGCGGTCAACACCGTGTCGTTCGCCGCCGACCGCAAGCAGGGGCTGGTGTTGGAGCTGGCGAAGGGCCGCGGGTGCCAGATGAGCCTCCTCCTCCGCAACCCGGACGAGGTGACCGACAACGACAAGAGCTTCAACATCGACGAGGTCATCACGCTGCTCCAGGACGACAAGAACCCGGCCGGCGTGGCCCTGGCCGGCGAGGGCGGGCGCAAGACCGACGCGGTGTCGCTGACCAAGCCCGAGACGCCGGCGCCGACCCCGGCCCCCGAGGTCGCCCCGACGCCGACGCCCAAGCCGGAGACCGTCCGCGTGCCGTACGCCCTGGTGGACATCAAGGGCGGCACCGAGCTGACGGCCGACCTGATCGCCGACGAGACGGTGTTCGGCACCCGCGAACTGCCGAAGGACGTGGCCGGCGACGCCGTCACCGACCTGAGTACGGTGGCCGGCAAGACGCTCCGCAGCGGGCTGGGCAAGGGCCAGTGGGTGACGCCGGGCCTGGTCGGCGACCCGCTGCCGAAGCTCGACCCGCCCCCGCCGCCGGTGACGAAGGCGCCGGAGCCGGTGCGGCCGACCCGCGACGTGACCGTGCACACCGGGACGGGCAGCAAGACGTTCCGCTACGAGGAGTGGGCGCCGGGTCGGTGGCGGTTGGTCGGCGAGGTGCGCGGCCAGGCGACGGCCGAGTCCGCTGCCCCGGCCCCGGACGCCGCCCCGGCCCCGAAGCCGACGCCCACCCCCGTCCCCGAGCAGCGGGTGGACTGA
- a CDS encoding Flp family type IVb pilin yields MLGRMTQAAVDFLKKEDGPTAVEYAVVLALIVAVIISVSGIGSTTNSTYANPKLQDSTKPAGS; encoded by the coding sequence ATGCTCGGCCGAATGACTCAGGCCGCGGTCGACTTCCTCAAAAAGGAAGACGGCCCCACGGCTGTCGAGTACGCGGTCGTCCTAGCCCTGATCGTCGCGGTGATCATCTCGGTCAGCGGGATCGGGAGCACGACGAACTCGACGTACGCGAACCCGAAGCTGCAAGATTCGACCAAGCCCGCCGGCTCGTAG
- a CDS encoding Flp family type IVb pilin, whose amino-acid sequence MKNITKSLVSFLKKEDGPTAVEYAVMLALIIVVCIAAVTTLGSNANSTFSFVGSAIKPTSGS is encoded by the coding sequence ATGAAGAACATCACCAAGAGCCTCGTCTCGTTCCTCAAGAAGGAAGACGGCCCGACCGCGGTCGAGTACGCCGTCATGCTCGCGCTCATCATCGTCGTCTGCATCGCCGCCGTGACCACGCTCGGCAGCAACGCCAACAGCACGTTCAGCTTCGTCGGGTCGGCCATCAAGCCGACCAGCGGCAGCTGA
- a CDS encoding type II secretion system F family protein: MMSTLMPILPMLIGGLVVATVVLIFLAFGGRAEERAAERLDVLVGRNVRKDSSADMLLKQALQEQDKRTFLDRITPGAFDLTKVFEQADVNIKPSALFGISVGLGVVGAVLSLWLANVYVVPIGGLMMFVMPWVWLHMTRATRLKKFASQLPDAMELVARALRAGHSLAAGMHVVAEEMPPPINKEFARVYDEQNLGISLEETLDGMCDRVPNLDLRFFVTSVAIQRQTGGDLAEILDRIGHVIRERFKILGQVKALTAEGRLSGVVLIALPIGLFLMMMFMKPDYIELLWKDELGVKMSVGAIVLMILGAFAIKKIVDIKV; encoded by the coding sequence ATGATGTCCACCCTGATGCCGATCCTGCCGATGCTCATCGGCGGCCTGGTCGTGGCGACCGTCGTGCTCATCTTCCTGGCCTTCGGCGGCCGGGCCGAGGAGCGCGCCGCCGAGCGGCTCGACGTGCTCGTCGGCCGCAACGTCCGCAAGGACTCGTCCGCCGACATGCTCCTGAAGCAGGCGCTGCAAGAACAAGACAAGCGCACCTTCCTCGACCGCATCACGCCCGGGGCGTTCGACCTCACCAAGGTGTTCGAGCAGGCCGACGTGAACATCAAGCCGAGCGCCCTGTTCGGCATCTCGGTCGGCCTGGGCGTGGTCGGGGCGGTGCTGAGCCTGTGGCTGGCGAACGTGTACGTGGTGCCGATCGGCGGCCTCATGATGTTCGTGATGCCGTGGGTGTGGCTGCACATGACCCGCGCCACCCGGCTGAAGAAGTTCGCCAGCCAGTTGCCCGACGCGATGGAGCTCGTGGCCCGCGCCCTCCGGGCCGGCCACTCGCTCGCCGCCGGCATGCACGTGGTCGCGGAGGAGATGCCGCCGCCGATCAACAAGGAGTTCGCCCGGGTCTACGACGAGCAGAACCTGGGCATCTCCCTGGAGGAGACGCTGGACGGCATGTGCGACCGCGTCCCGAACCTGGACCTGCGGTTCTTCGTGACCAGCGTGGCGATCCAGCGGCAGACCGGTGGCGACCTGGCGGAAATCCTCGACCGGATCGGGCACGTCATCCGCGAGCGGTTCAAGATCCTGGGCCAGGTGAAGGCGCTGACGGCGGAAGGCCGGCTCTCGGGTGTGGTGCTGATCGCCCTGCCGATCGGCCTGTTCCTGATGATGATGTTCATGAAGCCCGACTACATCGAGCTGCTGTGGAAGGACGAGCTCGGGGTCAAGATGTCGGTCGGGGCCATCGTGCTGATGATCCTCGGCGCCTTCGCCATCAAGAAGATCGTGGACATCAAGGTGTAG
- a CDS encoding type II and III secretion system protein family protein, whose product MHPTATHRRPILMGLVLTAGIAGLVQGQPPGLPALPAVAAQDTKVDPKNAPPDRDTGVANVKIDPRTNALIIPVGGFVRFDNKLPDIPADILVSREDFVQVRTDPNNPKVLLLTGRAPGLAQITLLFKDRPRQTYDVVVQPDFELLKTIIARTAPTANVDVTPGLGNTLILSGYVTTPQEADTIYRLAVSQVGGTPGNVINMLQIGGVQQVQIDVVIATVDRSEIRSRGFDFAVSGQSATFSSLVSGLLTPPTGFGSGTVAFSPNANLQLGIAPAGFFSALQALRTEGMAKFLAEPRVVTQSGRPAKFQAGGQQAILGPASGINGPGVQLEDIGTTLNVVPIVMGNGKIWLEVQPRTRTVNQGLGIQTTFGATPGFNQNSVEVAVELESGQTFAIGGLIQNSVQATANKVPVLGDLPYAGTLFSSIRYEERESELVILVTPRLVHPLDCNQVPRRLPGRETRSPDDYELFLENILEAPRGQRKVWNGRCYNAAWKCDPAGVYPCVGNVCYGPNGTMLPGGCATGNCGTPAAHGHAAQMVRPTPVTAPPAAPVTVTIPVQPAPVAPVTPVSAPSYEQPGVAPITPTLPPVVPADEPGNLRPVPGSPVESTPTEPAVLPAAPTGP is encoded by the coding sequence ATGCACCCGACCGCTACCCACCGACGGCCGATCCTGATGGGGTTGGTGCTGACGGCCGGCATTGCCGGGCTCGTCCAGGGCCAGCCCCCCGGCCTCCCGGCGCTCCCCGCCGTGGCCGCCCAGGACACCAAGGTCGATCCCAAGAACGCCCCGCCGGACCGCGACACCGGCGTCGCCAACGTCAAAATCGACCCGCGCACGAACGCCCTCATCATCCCGGTGGGCGGGTTCGTCCGGTTCGACAACAAGCTCCCGGACATCCCGGCCGACATCCTGGTCAGCCGCGAGGACTTCGTCCAGGTCCGCACCGACCCGAACAACCCGAAGGTGCTGCTGCTGACCGGCCGCGCGCCGGGGCTGGCGCAGATCACCCTGCTGTTCAAGGACCGGCCGCGGCAGACCTACGACGTGGTCGTGCAGCCGGACTTCGAGCTGCTCAAGACGATCATCGCCCGCACCGCCCCGACGGCCAACGTCGACGTGACGCCGGGCCTGGGCAACACGCTCATCCTGAGCGGGTACGTGACGACGCCGCAGGAGGCCGACACGATCTACCGGCTGGCCGTCAGCCAGGTCGGCGGCACCCCGGGCAACGTCATCAACATGCTGCAGATCGGTGGCGTCCAGCAGGTGCAGATCGACGTGGTCATCGCCACCGTGGACCGGAGCGAGATCCGCAGCCGCGGGTTCGACTTCGCCGTCAGCGGCCAGAGCGCGACGTTCAGCAGCCTGGTCAGCGGCCTGCTGACGCCGCCGACCGGGTTCGGCAGCGGCACCGTGGCGTTCAGCCCGAACGCCAACCTCCAGCTGGGCATCGCCCCGGCCGGCTTCTTCAGCGCCCTGCAGGCGCTGCGGACCGAGGGGATGGCGAAGTTCCTGGCCGAGCCGCGCGTCGTGACGCAGAGCGGCCGCCCCGCCAAGTTCCAGGCCGGCGGCCAGCAGGCCATCCTCGGGCCGGCCAGCGGCATCAACGGCCCCGGCGTGCAGCTCGAGGACATCGGCACCACGCTGAACGTCGTCCCCATCGTGATGGGCAACGGCAAGATCTGGCTGGAGGTTCAGCCGCGGACCCGCACCGTGAACCAGGGGTTGGGCATCCAGACCACGTTCGGGGCCACGCCCGGGTTCAACCAGAACTCCGTCGAGGTGGCCGTCGAGCTGGAGAGCGGCCAGACGTTCGCCATCGGCGGGCTGATCCAGAACAGCGTGCAGGCCACGGCCAACAAGGTGCCGGTCCTCGGCGACCTGCCGTACGCCGGCACCCTGTTCAGCAGCATCCGGTACGAGGAGCGGGAGAGTGAGCTCGTGATCCTGGTGACGCCGCGGCTGGTCCACCCGCTGGACTGCAACCAGGTGCCGCGCCGCCTGCCGGGCCGGGAGACGCGCAGCCCCGACGATTATGAACTATTCTTGGAAAACATTCTGGAGGCCCCCCGCGGCCAACGGAAGGTGTGGAACGGCCGCTGCTACAACGCGGCGTGGAAGTGCGACCCGGCCGGTGTTTACCCGTGCGTCGGGAACGTGTGCTACGGTCCGAACGGCACGATGCTGCCCGGCGGCTGTGCGACGGGGAACTGCGGCACGCCCGCGGCCCACGGCCACGCGGCCCAGATGGTGCGGCCGACCCCGGTGACCGCCCCGCCGGCGGCCCCGGTCACGGTGACCATCCCGGTTCAGCCGGCCCCGGTCGCCCCGGTGACCCCGGTGTCGGCCCCGAGCTACGAGCAGCCCGGGGTGGCGCCGATCACGCCGACGCTGCCGCCGGTGGTGCCGGCGGACGAGCCCGGCAACCTGCGGCCGGTGCCCGGCTCGCCGGTGGAGTCGACGCCGACGGAACCCGCGGTCCTGCCCGCGGCCCCGACCGGCCCGTGA
- a CDS encoding CpaF family protein translates to MSRLQQGISKLNSLNSGNGASGISRLTSPSTAGGNGSGKNYDELKRQIHSKLVERLDFTRVKDLSSDAMRRDIRRVIEHLCDTENPLLNRIEREKLIEEILDETLGFGPLEVLLKDPSISDILVNGPHKIYVERRGKLEKTDVKFRDNDHLLQIIDRIVSKVGRRVDETSPMVDARLPDGSRVNAVIPPIALDGASLSIRRFGANPLKLEDLLNYKAFTPEMAMLMEACIKARLNILISGGTGCGKTTLLNTLSSFIPGDERVVTIEDAAELQLQQDHVVRLETRPPNIEGKGAVTTRDCVRNALRMRPERIIIGEVRGSEALDMLQAMNTGHGGSLATLHANTPREGLTRLETMIMMGGFELPVKAMRQQICSAIDLIIQANRLQGGPRKITHITEVMNMEQDVIIMQEIFRFRQLGIDQNSRAYGQYEATGVRPSFINRLEAKGVKLPSNMFAERILMRD, encoded by the coding sequence ATGAGCCGTCTACAGCAGGGCATCTCGAAGCTCAACAGCCTCAACAGCGGCAACGGGGCCAGCGGCATCTCGCGCCTCACCAGCCCGAGCACGGCCGGCGGCAACGGCAGCGGCAAGAACTACGACGAGCTCAAGCGCCAGATCCACTCCAAGCTCGTCGAGCGGCTCGACTTCACCCGCGTGAAGGACTTGTCGTCCGACGCCATGCGGCGCGACATCCGCCGCGTCATCGAGCACCTGTGCGACACCGAGAACCCGCTCCTCAACCGCATCGAGCGTGAGAAGCTGATCGAGGAGATCCTCGACGAGACGCTCGGGTTCGGGCCGCTCGAGGTGCTGCTGAAGGACCCGAGCATCAGCGACATCCTGGTGAACGGCCCGCACAAGATATACGTCGAGCGGCGCGGCAAGCTCGAGAAGACGGACGTGAAGTTCCGCGACAACGACCACCTGCTCCAGATCATCGACCGCATCGTCTCCAAGGTCGGCCGCCGGGTGGACGAGACGAGCCCGATGGTGGACGCCCGCCTGCCGGACGGCTCGCGCGTGAACGCCGTCATCCCGCCGATCGCGCTGGACGGCGCGAGCCTGAGCATCCGCCGCTTCGGCGCCAACCCGCTGAAGCTCGAAGACCTCTTGAACTACAAGGCGTTCACGCCCGAGATGGCGATGCTGATGGAGGCCTGCATCAAGGCCCGGCTCAACATCCTCATCAGCGGCGGTACGGGGTGCGGCAAGACGACGCTGCTCAACACGCTGTCCAGCTTCATCCCCGGCGACGAGCGGGTGGTGACGATCGAGGACGCGGCCGAGCTCCAGCTGCAGCAGGACCACGTGGTCCGGCTCGAGACCCGCCCGCCGAACATCGAGGGCAAGGGCGCCGTGACCACCCGCGACTGCGTGCGCAACGCCCTGCGTATGCGGCCGGAGCGCATCATCATCGGTGAGGTTCGTGGCTCCGAGGCGCTGGACATGCTCCAGGCCATGAACACGGGCCACGGCGGGTCGCTGGCGACGCTCCACGCCAACACCCCGCGCGAGGGGCTGACCCGGCTCGAGACGATGATCATGATGGGCGGGTTCGAGCTGCCGGTGAAGGCGATGCGGCAGCAGATCTGTTCCGCCATCGACCTCATCATCCAGGCCAACCGCCTCCAGGGCGGGCCGCGCAAGATCACGCACATCACCGAGGTGATGAACATGGAACAAGACGTGATCATCATGCAGGAGATCTTCCGGTTCCGGCAGCTGGGCATCGACCAGAACAGCCGGGCGTACGGCCAGTACGAGGCGACCGGCGTCCGCCCGTCGTTCATCAACCGGCTGGAAGCCAAGGGCGTGAAGCTCCCGAGCAACATGTTCGCCGAACGGATTCTGATGCGGGATTAG
- a CDS encoding AAA family ATPase: MQRVAIVDPNESTRESLRTLLLGVDFVWLEAECARYEYFFDVIQTNTPDLAIVALDADKNKALNMIGQISAENPKLPILTISHDHQALLMSLQKGAKYFLTHPVTLEDMLAALRRALGEAGGNTAEQSLGPSGRQSGASSIVAVLGSRGGVGTTTLAVNLGATLAADPASAAALIDLDLTLGDADIALEVNGYENISIADLARNIERLDMNFLRRAMAKHDASGLSILRHPLEIAEVGLVHEDHVARVLNLLKISYTHLVLDLSKSLLPTDLIGLRMADVILLTAQLELSSLRNVVRLVHVLGGEEGLADKIRVVINRFGADTVEEGISLKKAEEVIGKPIFWQVPNDPKAVIGARVAGQPLVKHAPKSRVQQSLAGLAQALFGKPVSAGPDRGSKGGWGFFGKR; encoded by the coding sequence ATGCAACGCGTGGCGATCGTCGACCCGAACGAGTCCACCCGCGAGTCGCTCCGCACGCTGTTGCTGGGCGTCGATTTCGTCTGGCTCGAGGCGGAGTGCGCCCGCTACGAGTACTTCTTCGACGTGATCCAGACCAACACCCCGGACCTGGCCATCGTCGCGCTCGACGCCGACAAGAACAAAGCGCTCAACATGATCGGCCAGATCTCGGCCGAGAACCCGAAGCTGCCCATCCTCACCATCAGCCACGACCACCAGGCGCTGCTGATGAGCCTCCAGAAGGGGGCCAAGTACTTCCTCACCCACCCGGTGACCCTGGAAGACATGCTGGCCGCGCTGCGGCGGGCGCTCGGCGAGGCCGGCGGCAACACGGCCGAGCAGTCGCTCGGGCCGTCCGGCCGACAGAGCGGGGCCAGCAGCATCGTCGCCGTCCTCGGCTCCCGCGGCGGCGTCGGCACCACGACCCTGGCCGTGAACCTGGGCGCCACGCTCGCCGCCGACCCGGCCAGCGCCGCCGCCCTCATCGACCTCGACCTGACGCTCGGCGACGCAGACATCGCGCTGGAGGTGAACGGCTACGAGAACATCTCGATCGCCGACCTGGCGCGGAACATCGAGCGGCTGGACATGAACTTCCTCCGCCGGGCGATGGCCAAGCACGACGCCAGCGGCCTGTCGATCCTGCGGCACCCGCTCGAAATCGCCGAGGTGGGCCTGGTCCACGAGGACCACGTCGCCCGCGTGCTGAACCTGTTGAAGATCAGCTACACGCACCTGGTGCTCGACCTGTCCAAGAGCCTGCTGCCGACCGACCTCATCGGCCTGCGGATGGCGGACGTGATCCTGCTGACGGCGCAGTTGGAGCTCAGCAGCCTGCGGAACGTGGTGCGGCTCGTCCACGTCCTCGGCGGCGAGGAAGGGCTGGCCGACAAGATTCGCGTCGTCATCAACCGGTTCGGCGCCGACACGGTCGAGGAAGGGATCAGCCTGAAGAAGGCCGAGGAAGTCATCGGCAAGCCGATCTTCTGGCAGGTCCCGAACGACCCGAAGGCGGTGATCGGCGCCCGCGTGGCGGGTCAGCCGCTGGTGAAGCACGCCCCCAAGAGCCGGGTGCAGCAGAGCCTGGCCGGGCTGGCGCAGGCGCTGTTCGGCAAGCCGGTCTCGGCCGGCCCGGACCGCGGCAGCAAGGGCGGGTGGGGGTTCTTCGGCAAGCGGTGA
- a CDS encoding prepilin peptidase — MPELLTPPAPAAAPAAHDDSLGIDREFVLHLARMPALALVWVAAGAAAHQLWALAFPTTTNYGPLAVICAGMILAAFIDGWALKVPNWVTMPLVLSGWMLGLLHDLNVPVDAGTGGFQMSLLGTAVGLGLLLPILLIGGVGAGDVKMQMGFGAWVGAYFGATGPAGPADLTHLHTAGVVFWAFAFGAIAGGAFGLVMILMRRKWGANVHMVREIFTDLQLIASGSPGVASDRAQERRKIWDKLPYGIPLCVGFLLYLAWVLPLGG; from the coding sequence ATGCCTGAGCTGCTGACCCCGCCGGCCCCGGCCGCCGCCCCGGCCGCCCACGACGACTCGCTCGGCATCGACCGCGAGTTCGTGCTGCACCTGGCCCGGATGCCGGCCCTGGCCCTCGTGTGGGTCGCCGCCGGCGCCGCCGCCCACCAGCTCTGGGCGCTGGCCTTCCCGACCACCACCAACTACGGCCCGCTCGCCGTCATCTGCGCCGGCATGATCCTCGCCGCGTTCATCGACGGGTGGGCGCTCAAGGTGCCGAACTGGGTCACCATGCCGCTGGTGCTCAGCGGCTGGATGCTCGGCCTGCTCCACGACCTGAACGTGCCGGTCGACGCCGGCACCGGCGGGTTCCAGATGTCGCTCCTCGGCACCGCCGTCGGCCTCGGCCTGCTGCTGCCGATCCTGCTGATCGGCGGCGTGGGCGCGGGCGACGTGAAGATGCAGATGGGCTTCGGGGCGTGGGTCGGCGCCTACTTCGGCGCCACCGGCCCGGCCGGCCCGGCCGACCTGACGCACCTCCACACCGCGGGCGTCGTGTTCTGGGCGTTCGCGTTCGGCGCCATCGCCGGCGGGGCGTTCGGGCTCGTCATGATCCTGATGCGGCGGAAGTGGGGGGCCAACGTTCACATGGTCCGCGAGATCTTCACCGACCTGCAGCTGATCGCCAGCGGCAGCCCCGGCGTCGCGTCGGACCGCGCCCAGGAGCGCCGCAAGATCTGGGACAAGCTGCCGTACGGCATCCCGCTGTGCGTCGGGTTCCTGCTGTACCTGGCGTGGGTGCTGCCGCTGGGCGGCTGA